CCCAAATTGATCTTCTTCATCTGCTTTTAAATCTAATTGGACATCAAAATCACCTTTTGCCATGCGACTTAATGCATCCACAATTGTATCCCAATAGTTTCGTTTTCGATTTAATCCGATTAAAAAGATAATAGCGGCTGAACAGGCAAAGAGCACAAATACACCTATCACTGTTCCTAACTGGAGCCAAAATCCTTGAGGTTCTGCACCTAATCGACCATAAAGCCATGTGGTTGCATGATAGGCAAGAAAAGCAAATACAGTATTTGCAATGAGGAACAAGCAAAGGACCATGATCAACTTGAAAAGGAATCTGCGTTTTCTCATGTGGTTAGTTCCAAGCGATAGCCAAGACCACGAATGGTGCGAATGATAAAGCCACTCATTTCTTGTGGAAACCGTTCGCGTATTCTTTTAATATGGACATCGACTGTCCGTTCATCTCCCTCATAGTCATAGCCCCAAATTTCTTCAATTAATTGTTCGCGTGAAAAGGTTTTACCCGCATAGCTCGCTAGCGTAAATAATAGCTCGAACTCCTTTAATCGAAGTATTATAATTTCCCCGTTCAAATCGACTTCATGTGTCTGACGATTGAGTTTGACATTGCCAGCTTCTACAATCTGTGAGACCGAAATACGATATCTTTTTAATATCGACTTTACACGGACAATTAGCTCGGCAGGCTCAAAAGGCTTTACGAGATAATCATCTGTCCCCAAATGAAAGCCCTTGACCTTTTGAGACGTTTCTCCTTTAGCTGTGAGCATGAGGATAGGGAGATCTGTATCGAATGAACGTATTTCCTCACATAGTGTCCAGCCATCCATGTTTGGCATCATAATATCCATCACGACCATATCCACTTTTTCAGCGGCTAACTTGGACAGTGCATCAACACCGTCCGTAGCTTCTATAACCTCTAACCCTTCATTTTGTAAAAATACTTTTACTAATTCTCGAATATATGCATCATCATCCACCACTAATAGTTTTGTCATCAAAACATATCCCTTCGTCATTCCTCTTTAATTCGTAATTGCTGCTTCGCAAACTCACGATACATTGCATGTGTTTCAAAGAGCGTTTCATGTGTACCACAGCCTGTAATATATCCTTTTTCTATAAATAATATTTGATCGGCATCTACCACTGTTGATAGACGGTGAGCTATAACTAATGTTGTGCGACCTTGCATTAAATTGTCTAACGCCTTCTGTACATAAATCTCCGACTTGCTATCTAAACTCGAGGTTGCTTCATCTAGCATTAAAATTTGAGGGTTCCGTAACAGGGCTCTTGCAATGGAAATACGCTGACGTTGCCCACCTGAAAGCTTAATTCCTCGTTCTCCAACCTCTGTGTTAAACTTATCTGGCAGATCATTTATAAAGTGATCAGCATAGGCCATTTTAGCCACTTTTTCTAGCTCATCATCCCGCACCTCACGGTCAACACCGTAGCAAATATTGTCACGAATCGTTCCTGACAGTAGGGCACTTTCCTGCGCCACATAGCCAATTTGACTGCGCCAAGAGTGGAGTGAGAAAGTTTCAATTGGTGTATCTCCTAGTGTAATACTGCCACTAGTTGGCTGATAATATCGCTCTAAGAGAGAAAATGTTGTTGTTTTTCCGCCACCACTTGGTCCAACGATGGCCGTTACTTTGCCTGGCTCAATGGTAAAGTTAATATTGGACAAAATTGGTTCCTCATCATAAGAGAAGTCCACATTTTTGACATAAATCGGTTGATCTACTTTTTCTACTGTTAAGCCGTCCTCAATATGTTCTTCTTCATGTTCAAGTAACTCGCTAATTCGTTCCGTAGCTCCCATAGCCTTTTGAAGTTGCGTAAAGAACATAGTTAATTGGGTCATAGGCATAATGATTTGGATTAAATATAAAATAAATGCCACCATATCGCCAGCAGTTAGTTCCCCAGAGGATACACGAACACCACCGTATCCAATAATAGCGACAAGTACTGACATCAGAACAAATGAAATTAATGGCGAAATAAGTGCATGAATTTTTGCTTCTTTTAAGCCAAAGGTAAAGAGATTTGTAATGCCCTTTTTTCCACGCTCATATTCAATTTGCTCTGCATTCGATGCCTTAACTAAGCGTGTTTCAGGTAAAACTTGGTTCAGCACGGATGTAAACTTCGCTGTCTCATCTTGCATACCCTTTGAAATCACAAACATGCGTTTACCAAGCAACATTAAAATAACCATCGCCAGTGGAACAGCGATTAGCATTACCAGCGTCATTTTCCAATCTAAGAATAAGAGAATGATGATAGAGCCGATGATGGAAATAACACCAGATAAGCAGTTTGCTAGATGCTCCGTAATAAGCTCCTTCACGACCGCTGTGTCATTGGTAACACGGCTTAATGTTTCACCAGTATCATGTTCATCATAATAGGGGATTGGTAAATGAAGCAGCTTGCGCCAAAGTTGATCTCGTAATTTTGCCACAACATGCTGTCCAACTCGATTTAAATAATAGATGGATAATCCACTAGCAATAGCCTGTGCGATAAAGGCAATACCCAGTAAAATGATTTGCCAATAATTAAGCGCTTCTAATGAAAAGCCATCCACTAACTGTTTTGTAAATAAGGGGACGATAAAGCCTACACCCGTTGTAGCTAAACTCATAATTAAGGCAATAACTAGTAGCCAAACAGGTGGTTCAGCTCGTTTTACTAATTGTATAAAACGTCGCCAATCTTGTTTTTTAGTAGTACCTTTTGATGTTTCTTGCAAAGAAATAAGCCTCCTTCAGTGTTCTATGGCTTTTACTATAGCATCTGTTTATGAACTGAATATGAAATGAATTGTAATGAAGCTACAATAAGTGTACAAAATTACCACTTCTTAATTATTACAATAAAGAAAAAATAAATAAAGAGGTTCCTTTTTTTGGAGAGATACCATATAATATTCATAAACCGACAGTCGGTCTATAAAATTCACCGAAATTCGAAATATGATTGATGGCTGAATGATTTAACATCCATTAAGCACAGGAAAGGGGTTATTCAAATGGAATCTCAGATAACAAGAAAAGGCTTTTCAAAAGATTTTAACCTAATGGTGGTTGGGCAAATTATTTCAATTTTAGGATCTGCTCTTTTAAGGTTTGCTCTTTCACTTTATGTATTAGATATTACAGGTCGTGCAGATCTTTTTGCTGTACTATTTGCGATTTCAAGTATCCCGATTTTACTTGCACCACTTGGAGGAGCTATTGCTGACAGATTCAATCGACGTAATTTAATGGTACTATTTGATTTTGTCAGTAGTGTAATCGTGTTTATTTTTTTATTTTGGCTTATAAGTGATAATAGTTCTATCGTCTTTATCGGTATCGTCATGGTGTTACTTTCACTTGTTAGTGCCATGTACACCCCAGCAGTTATGGCTAGTATCCCTGTTCTTGTAGAAGAAGAGAAGCTTGAGCAAGCAAATGGCATTGTCAATGGGATTCAAGCATTGTCGGGTGTAGCGGCTCCTGTGTTAGGAGGAATATTATACGGCATGATTGGCTTAAAAGTGCTTGTCGTCATCAGTGGGGTGCTCTTTTTTCTATCAGCCTTATTAGAGATGTTTATTACCATTCCATTTAATCAACGAGAACAGGACGGACATATTATTCCAACACTTATCAATGATTTGAAAGAGGGCTTTAGCTATGTATTAAAGCAATCTTTTATATTCAAATGCATGATTTTAGCAGCATTATTAAATTTATTATTAACCCCATTGTTTGTTGTAGGTGTACCAATAATTCTCCGCGTCACAATGCAAAGTAGTGATACGTTATATGGAATAGCAATGGGATTGATCGATTTTGCTACTATTTTAGGGGCTTTATCGATGGGATACTTTGCAAAAAAAATGGGTATCAGTAATTTGTATATTTGGATTTTCGTCACAGCCTTATTGATTGTTCCAATGGCCATTTCAGTTATGCCTATTATGCTTACGATTGGCTATTATCCTTCTTATATTGTTTTTGTTATCAGCACCCTTTTGATAGCTATGATTATTACAGTTATTTCTATTTATGTTATTACAATTGTCCAAAAAGAAACACCAAATGAAAATTTAGGGAAGGTTATGGCGATTATTATTGCCGTTTCACAATGTATGGCACCAATTGGGCAAATATTGTATGGCTTACTATTTGAGGTATTTAGTAGTGAAATCTATGTTCCAATTTTAATAATTGGTGTATTCATGGTGATCCTGGCTTTAGCAACCAACAGAATATTACGATTTGAAGAGAGAAATAATTAACTTAGTACTTATGAGTCCCTTATATAGAAGGGACTTTTTTATTACTCCAACGACATGAAAAACAAATCTTGGAGAAAAGCTTGACCTTCAAGTTGGTTGAAGGTTTACCATTGGAAATGAGAGGTGTGATGTTATGAAAAAATATATGACCATTCAAGAGTTCTCTGAAAGAACAGGTATAGCCAAAAGCACTCTACGCTTTTATGAAACCAAAAATTTATTACTGCCAGAGGAAAGGAGCTTAAATGGCTATCGTGTGTATGCAGACAGCCAGATTGCAACTGTAAAATTAATATCCACTTTGCGTTTGGCGGATGTTCCTATTAATGAAATTCAACATTATTTACAGGAGCAGAATGAAGCGGTTCGTCAAGAGATGATG
This genomic stretch from Lysinibacillus pakistanensis harbors:
- a CDS encoding response regulator transcription factor, whose amino-acid sequence is MTKLLVVDDDAYIRELVKVFLQNEGLEVIEATDGVDALSKLAAEKVDMVVMDIMMPNMDGWTLCEEIRSFDTDLPILMLTAKGETSQKVKGFHLGTDDYLVKPFEPAELIVRVKSILKRYRISVSQIVEAGNVKLNRQTHEVDLNGEIIILRLKEFELLFTLASYAGKTFSREQLIEEIWGYDYEGDERTVDVHIKRIRERFPQEMSGFIIRTIRGLGYRLELTT
- a CDS encoding ABC transporter ATP-binding protein → MQETSKGTTKKQDWRRFIQLVKRAEPPVWLLVIALIMSLATTGVGFIVPLFTKQLVDGFSLEALNYWQIILLGIAFIAQAIASGLSIYYLNRVGQHVVAKLRDQLWRKLLHLPIPYYDEHDTGETLSRVTNDTAVVKELITEHLANCLSGVISIIGSIIILLFLDWKMTLVMLIAVPLAMVILMLLGKRMFVISKGMQDETAKFTSVLNQVLPETRLVKASNAEQIEYERGKKGITNLFTFGLKEAKIHALISPLISFVLMSVLVAIIGYGGVRVSSGELTAGDMVAFILYLIQIIMPMTQLTMFFTQLQKAMGATERISELLEHEEEHIEDGLTVEKVDQPIYVKNVDFSYDEEPILSNINFTIEPGKVTAIVGPSGGGKTTTFSLLERYYQPTSGSITLGDTPIETFSLHSWRSQIGYVAQESALLSGTIRDNICYGVDREVRDDELEKVAKMAYADHFINDLPDKFNTEVGERGIKLSGGQRQRISIARALLRNPQILMLDEATSSLDSKSEIYVQKALDNLMQGRTTLVIAHRLSTVVDADQILFIEKGYITGCGTHETLFETHAMYREFAKQQLRIKEE
- a CDS encoding MFS transporter; its protein translation is MESQITRKGFSKDFNLMVVGQIISILGSALLRFALSLYVLDITGRADLFAVLFAISSIPILLAPLGGAIADRFNRRNLMVLFDFVSSVIVFIFLFWLISDNSSIVFIGIVMVLLSLVSAMYTPAVMASIPVLVEEEKLEQANGIVNGIQALSGVAAPVLGGILYGMIGLKVLVVISGVLFFLSALLEMFITIPFNQREQDGHIIPTLINDLKEGFSYVLKQSFIFKCMILAALLNLLLTPLFVVGVPIILRVTMQSSDTLYGIAMGLIDFATILGALSMGYFAKKMGISNLYIWIFVTALLIVPMAISVMPIMLTIGYYPSYIVFVISTLLIAMIITVISIYVITIVQKETPNENLGKVMAIIIAVSQCMAPIGQILYGLLFEVFSSEIYVPILIIGVFMVILALATNRILRFEERNN